GGCGCGCCACGTCCTCCAGCAGCGCGACGTCGTCCGCCTCCACGGCCGCGCGAGCGTACAGCGCCGCGTCGCCCGCGGCCAGGTCCGCGCCGGCGTCCACCAGCAGCCGCGCCACCGCGCGGTGCCTCCTGGACAGGGCCTCCCACAGGGGCACTCTTCCTTGCGCGTCTGGACATTACGATCGATCACAAGGTTTGGTTGCATTGGTGACCCCAATCTGTACATGTAATAGTGATGATCTTAATGGTAGTACATGAACATGGTACCTGTGGCATTAGGATCAGCGCCATGCTCTAGCAGAAGCTTAACGCACTGATCATGTCCGCTGGAAGCTGATATGTGCTGTTAGATCACGAGCAGTGTGAGCATTGAAAATTTGTAGTTTAGGCAGTATAAACATTAAAAAAAACAATCATTTTAGGGCCGGTCGAGTTCCATGAGATAGACTATTTTTTAAGTCTCTTTTAGTCCATTTTAATCAAATAGAAGAGATTATTAGAGAGACTTTTAGTCTCTAGTCCACTAGTCCCTTGAGAGAAGTTTTTTAAGACTAATAGATCAACTTTACCGCCCTTATGcctccctctctcctccctcACCTCTGTCAAAAGGAAGAAGAAATATATTTTAGTCTTTAATTGTTCAGCCTTTTAGTCTCTTTTAGTCCCTGAAATCAAATTTATTATTTAGTCCCTCTTTTAGTCTCTAGTCTCTGGAACAAAAAAGGCCttatgccctgttcgtttgaaagtactgttggctgatttattatttaagaaaaatattgttcgttggtttaaaaaaatatggcttataaggCAAAGGAAGGTAGCGTCAGTGGTGACGGTAGAATAGAGTACAGTCTTGAATAGTGAGATGTATTACCAGTGCTGTATGCCAGTAGTTGTCAGACTCATTGGGGTCAACCCCGCGCTTGAGCAGCTGATGCATCAGGAAGTCATCTCCTTTGGACGCGGCGTAGCACAGCGTGACGGGGAGCTCGAGCTGGCCCCGAGCTAACATGTACTCGATCTCCTCCGCGACGCCGGCGATCGCGCAGCTGTCTCTCTTCTCCTTGAGGTACTGCAGTTAGTTGTTCAGTGCAATGCAATGTCATGGGAATCCACAAGCTCATCAGAGCAGAAAGCAGTACGAATTCAGAGTTCCTCTGTTTTATTTCCCCCCAATTTTTCAATGTCAAAACTGTGACTAGGCTTGCCTGGATAAGGTTGTTGATGATTATGGTGCCGTCCCCGACATTTGCCTGAACAATCCTGAGGAACGTGGTCCGTTCCATGCGCAGGAGCTGGCACAGGGTCCGTGTCCTCACCGTGAAGAGCTGGGGCTTGTAGCACAGCATCCCGATCTCACCGACGACGTCGCCCGCCCTGGCCATCCCAGCCAGCTGCAGATCACGATCACATGCCAAGATTATCCGAGCGCATTGCGCAAGCAACCGTTCGATGAATGAACCTCAGCTCCGAATGCATGCTCGGAGCAGGGAGAAGGACTTGCCTGCTCTGAACCATTCTGGAGCTCTATCAGCTCCTGTCAATGCATCATCGCTTGTCAGTGTCATTTCTTGTTTGTACCGGAAAGAATGTCTATCAAAATGCAGTAGCCTCGAACTAATCGTGAGAAGAGAAAACAATGTGTGCGcttttgtttgttttttaccACACTACCAGTGACTAGGATGTAGAAGTCCGACGGCGCCTCGTTCTGCAGGATCACGTCCTCCCTGGGCGCGAAGTACTCGGCGTTCATCTCAGAGACCTGAATCGATCGAACACTCAAACATGTTGCAGACAGAATTCAGAACTGCACGGATCGGAGGTTCCAATGCCTCTGATGGTGGCGTCGTTACAGTAAATGGTAATTACTAATTACCAGCTGGAAGATGAGGTCGTTGGAGACGCCCTGGAAGAGGTAGACGCCCTggacgagggcgaagaagaggtGGTGCGAGATGCCGGAGCGGATGGCCTTGGGCAGCGCGCCCAGCGTCTCCTGCTGCTGCAGCCCCTCCGAGTCGGTCCTGAACTTGAGGCTCAGGTGGGAGACCATCTGCTCCTGCAGCCGCGCCGGCAGCTGGTGCCGCACCGCGAAGCTCGTCGCCGCCTTGATCGCGTCCCTCTGGATTAATTCATTCGATCGGTGTCCATTTCCATGGCGACGGTGCACGCAGACAAGAAGATGTCAGGGCGGCAGGGCTATAGGTGTCGTCTGACGACGGCGGTGGCAGAACAAGCGTGCGTGCGTACGTATTTCCTGGTGCGGCTGGTGCCGTGGACGACGAGGTTGGTCATGTTGCCGATGAGGTAGGCGGTGAGGCCGAGGTTGAAGAGCATGTAGAGCGTGGTGAACACCATCTCGCCCGTGTTGACGGCGTGCATGTCGCCGTACCCGACGGTAGTGAGCGTGGTGATGGACCAGTACATGGACGCCGCGTACCGCTTCCACACGCTCTGCTGCTTGAAGTCCGGCATGGAGGAGCTCAGCCACGTGTGCGCCGGGTCATGGTACCTATCCGCCAGCAGGTAGTAGAAGCACCCCGCGCTGTGCACCGCGAACAGCGTCACGCAGATGAGCCTTATGCATCGAACCCAGAAGTAGCTCAACTTCCTGTCCTTCTCCAGTCTAGGTAGAGATCAACGAACCAAGCAAAGCAACGCCATTGTTGATCAGTTCAAGAAAAAAGCATCGAACAATCCATCGAGAAAGCAGCGTGCGCGCGTGCGTACCGTGTGAAGAAGGTGCCGACGCGGTGGAGGCGCCAGAGCCGAAGCATGCCGAAGAAGTTGTAGTCCGTGGCCTGCGGCGGCAAGATCCGGCGGTACACCTCGATGGGCACGGTGGAGGCGACGTCGAGGGCGAGCCAGGTCCGGGCGTACCGCCACGCGATCCGCCGGGGGTCGTCCTGGAGCAGGTACGTCCGGCCGTCCGCGTACGCCACGAAGAAAGTGAGCGTGATGTCCACGGCGAACGCCGCGTTCACGGCGTTGTCGGCGATGGCCAGCGCTCCGCGGGGGTCCGGGAGGAAGCCGAACTCGAACGGCGCCACCCACGCGCAGTACGCCACCAGCGCCACCAGCGAGTTCTCCCACGCCAGGTACCGTGGGTCGTAGGGAGACACGATGAACCGCCGGAGACGGAGCCGCAGACGCCACCCGCCGCCGCGCTCGCCCAGCGGCGGCAGGAGCGCGCCGATCGCGGTGCTGTACCGGCTGCTCGTGGTCCCGGCCGCCAGCCGCCCCGAGCTGCCGCCGCCGCAACACAACGGCATGGCGCGCGCGTTCGGTCGTCCTGGTGGTGGCTGGTTCCCGGCGTAActgtggccggcggcggcgagccgTGCACGCGATGCGACTGCCCTTCCTCTGTGCTGCCGCCAGATCGTGACATGCTCTGATCCGCTTCCTCGTGCGCGCGGCTTTAATTAGTAATCGAGCATCGAGCGCGGCGGGACTGCGGGAGTGACAGTGGCTTCGCCCCCATCGCGCAACTGGGCTTCATTGGGCTTTGGCCTTTCGGGTCTATCGTTAGGAGCAACGGCCTGACTAGAAAAAGTTAGGCTCCAAGGGCTCCGATGCAACAACACTCGACTAGTTGATATTGCTGTGActagcaatttttttaatttacAAAAATGTACCATATAAAATAGTCACAATTATATGTTGTGAAAATATTTTTCTAACAAAACTAATAATATCAACCATGTGTCACAAACCTATATTATTTTCATATATTGATTTATACCAACTTAAAAGAGCAATTTGTTCGGATAGAATCCTAAATCGACCTGCATACGAAAAACTGGAGAGTGAAAAATAGCATTACATTTGCCTCCTCTAAGAAATTAATTGGACAATTAGCTTTTGCCACTTATGTTTGAACGCATCCAACAGTAATATGTCCCTTGAACATAGGAATTGACCTCAAATCATAGGAAAGATTTCACTTTTTTATTAGGTTGTAGGTTTTTTATGGAATTTGTTCACCTGGGTTCTAGTTTTATATTTAGCACGGGTGCTCGTATTTCCTAGATTTACCGTGGGAATTGGCCGTGTTATTCTTTCAATGACAACCAGTACGTATGTCGTCAATAAATCGCCTATGCTGACTTTATCAATCTCAATATCTGGCAGCTCAAACTGTTGGAGGTACTCATAGGGCTATGTGTATGTGCGTAGTCATAGGCATAAGTGTGTACATGGGCACTGCTCTTGCTCTGtgtttaaaaataaaaaagatattATCAAAGAACTTGAACTCTAAACATGGAGGGTTAACACTTTTTTGTTTTATTCAGTAATATGATTGAAACATGTTAGTCCCCTAATCCATTTTATAAGACGCAATTTCGAATGACATGGTCTCCAAAATTATACTTTGATCATTCATTTACTTTATATTATATTTTTTATGCTTATAAACTTATGATTATTGGATAGTACAATTGCTTATAAATCTAACATATCAAGTTTGGATTATAATAGTTAAACTTTTAACCAAATTATTTGTCAAAGAATataaagtttgaatcttgatatgcATGTACGCCTTATAAAACAGAATGGAGGTAAGTAGTTTTTATGAATTATGATTCAAGTTTAGATAATTTTTCTACATAATAAATGGTAAATAACCAACTATTTTTTTGTGGATAAAGAATAGGGAGGGTGCCAACGCACGCAATACATGATCCTTTTTTTTGTCTGCACAAAATGGTATCCACTTAGTTCTTCTCGCTCATACTAGTATCGACCAAGGCATATACCATCCTAGTGGCATAATATTACCATCATAGTGGCATACAACTATGTACTCATCGACGTCATTTAAATGATCTTGTAAGGCCCCACGGACCCCTACCACAAATTATTCATCAAAGTGATCATCATTTCAGTAATCATTAGGTTTTTACCACGAATTAGTGGAACTGGTTAATACGGCCGGTACTCATATCGCATTGGTGTTATTGGTACGTCCTATGTTTGTTTAACCAATCTCTTCATGTCAATTTCATAAGAGCTCAGGGTCTACTACTTATTCATGTTCGCTTCAATGCGGTCGTTGAGCTATCATTAGTCAAACAAAAGCGATTATCATTTGGCTCCCAGATTGGAGCAAGGCGTACTACATGCCAAGTCCCATGTGTGAAGATGCTGTCATCTTCCTCAAtttcttcttttctaaaaggGTGGTTGTTTCGGTTTTATGTGCATGGCTTTTGAAAATGTCACTTGTATTATGTGTGCGCTAGCCAAATGGATCATTGTTCATAATCATAGTTGAATCGAATCTTTATATTTTATTTTAGATGGGTCATTTTtttcaaataaataaataagcaatCAAGAGTATGGCCGGCCAATGAATCTATAAAAGTGTTGCTTCATCATACTCCCTTGGGGCTTGGGTTAGAGCATGTGTTGCTTTATTTAGGCAACCGATAGTGACAGATAATTATCATTGCTGGTTATATCACTACCGGGTTGTATTACCAACCGGCTGCAATTCCCTCATCCCAAACTTGAATTTTTTTCAACATGATTAACTCCGCTTCATGTCCGTCTACACCTTCTCTCTctattttttagataatgaatTCATTAATGCGGCCTATATATCCACCAGGGATATACGCAGCCAAAAGGAAACAAGAGCACTTAGACTCACATCTCAACAAAGAGCATACaaccaaaagagaaaaaaaactaaaaaactgTGACCACAACACATTCCCGACATCCTCTCCTAAAACGGTCAGATTCGGTGAGTGGAAGTCGTCAAGTCACCGCCGCCCCTAGTGCACCATCGCTGCAAACCTCCGCTGGTGCCATCTTCATCCGCTTGAAGTGAGGTGACGCCAAGCGCCGTCGCTTAGCCCAATTCCATCCTCCTTCAGTCAGAACTAGCCGATCACACATGAGCCGACAGGATTCTCTTCCGCTTTACCGGACTCCAAGGTCTTTGCCGCCCATAGGGCAGCCACCGTCATTGGGATCATGGTCGTCGCCTTTGTCGAAGTCCTCTATCGCTGCCGTCGAGGCTATCCTCTTCTGCCAGGACTCCCAGGCCACCGCCGCCCATAGGGATGCTGCCGACGGGATCCGCCTCCACCGGAACCACCTCCGCTGGATCCGCTTCTCCTTGCCGAGGACTGACCGTCGACGCTTAGGCCGCCACACCCGCGGCTGCCCCATCTCTGCTACCGTCAGCATAGGGCCCCGCCGATGCGTCGACCCCATGATGCCGAAGATGGAGGCGAGATCCGCCGTCGACACAAtcggtgagggagagggaggcggGATCTACCCTCGACAGTGTCGGTGAGGGAGAGGGTCGAGATCCATCCTGGGCGGGCGGTGAGGGAGAGGGAAGCGAGATTCGCCTGGCCACCTCAGCCTCCAAGCCACCAGCGCGCGGGGCccaccttctctctctctctctctctctctctctctctctctctctctctctctctctctctcatccttGTCTCTCCCCTCTCACCCTCATACTCTCTCTCCTTAGGATCTCCTCTCTCCGCCGTTCCATTCTCCTACCCCGGTACTCTCCTCCTGCCCGGTGCGGGGTGCATGCAACGAGTTCAGCCTAGGGCGGCAGCCTGCtcgtgtttttttttattttccttttgtTGTTTTTTCTTCCTTTATTTTTGTTAAAATGGGCATCACTGTCGGGTGACCCGCTGATAGTGAAATGCCAAGGCTAAAGCTGTCAGATCAAAATACGACAATAAAAGCTGATTCCAAACCGGCACTGATTGTAGGTTTTGGAGTGCCACAATATCTTTTCAAATATTTATTTCAATAGTAAATTTGTGGCAGATGTGCTTTCATGATACAAGAATTAAATCTACTGGATTTAGTAATAAGTACATTAATATTGTAAAGCAACTTAATACCACCATTTTAGAACCATATCGATGTCTAAAAATCACATGTAGTTGTGAGTGAAAGGAGAGTATCACATATTCTGTGTAGTT
Above is a genomic segment from Miscanthus floridulus cultivar M001 chromosome 3, ASM1932011v1, whole genome shotgun sequence containing:
- the LOC136544770 gene encoding potassium channel AKT3-like, with protein sequence MPLCCGGGSSGRLAAGTTSSRYSTAIGALLPPLGERGGGWRLRLRLRRFIVSPYDPRYLAWENSLVALVAYCAWVAPFEFGFLPDPRGALAIADNAVNAAFAVDITLTFFVAYADGRTYLLQDDPRRIAWRYARTWLALDVASTVPIEVYRRILPPQATDYNFFGMLRLWRLHRVGTFFTRLEKDRKLSYFWVRCIRLICVTLFAVHSAGCFYYLLADRYHDPAHTWLSSSMPDFKQQSVWKRYAASMYWSITTLTTVGYGDMHAVNTGEMVFTTLYMLFNLGLTAYLIGNMTNLVVHGTSRTRKYRDAIKAATSFAVRHQLPARLQEQMVSHLSLKFRTDSEGLQQQETLGALPKAIRSGISHHLFFALVQGVYLFQGVSNDLIFQLVSEMNAEYFAPREDVILQNEAPSDFYILVTGSVELIELQNGSEQLAGMARAGDVVGEIGMLCYKPQLFTVRTRTLCQLLRMERTTFLRIVQANVGDGTIIINNLIQYLKEKRDSCAIAGVAEEIEYMLARGQLELPVTLCYAASKGDDFLMHQLLKRGVDPNESDNYWHTALHISASSGHDQCVKLLLEHGADPNATDAQGRVPLWEALSRRHRAVARLLVDAGADLAAGDAALYARAAVEADDVALLEDVARHGGDVTVACWDDGVTALHRAVLQGNVGMVRVLLEHGADADREDGGGRTPRAMADQLGHRDMQQLFGSSSSQREGVVESPKRQQQQGSGTDHGSRLAVAVHQPAVTRFKSAPAPRVPVPQNDSAGSSPSPSSSRHSTPRRMVSFRNSLFGVLSSSHVNRHDGGGGGGGPSRHEKHTHSSRSRVRVTISCPEQGVSARKLVFMPDTMVQLVELAGSQFGFAPTRVVTMDGAQVDDARLVRDGDHLLLVTHQWVPDTKVVHTDQQQ